CCAAATGAGTCCAATGATTATAATTAGCACTTTGATTAAAGCTCAAAATCTCCAGCGACAGGACCGAGCACATACAACTGAAAACTGTTCCCTGTTAAAGTCTAAAGCCGCAGTAAACTCTTCTTTGTTACTGAAAAGTGGCACTGAATATATTGCTAGCATGATCAATATAGCGAGTAGTTTGGGATTATAGCAAGGAAATGACTGCATAGAGTAATTAGAGGACATTACGATTGTGAATCAGCAGGCAGTAGCGACTGTAAATCTACGAATGAAGGTGTTTCTACATCATTTCACATTCATTCTTGATTTACACAGCGGAATAAATTAACCACAGCTGAATCGAAGATTCGAGCATTACACACAAAGCGTCGATCTCTCGTCACGAGTGATTATCGCGACTGAGAATCTCACTGAGATTAATCGGCGCTGATAAAATGTAGATTTAAAGAGACAGAGTTTACATACAAATTAGATATtccgtcatcatttattcacccttatgtcatctaaaacctgtttgattttattctgCGAAAAAGAGAAGTTTACCTaaatgactgaatgactgacttttCATACAATGAATGGAGAATTATTGCTGTAAACAAGGACTTATTCTCAGGCTGTTTCTCAGATAACTTTATTGTGTAAAAAAACTCATAATACAGTCATTTGGACTGTATTTACTataattttattgtcattttagcAGCTGTTAAGTCTTGGTCTGggcagcacaatttttttttttgggcaggGATGAAAACGAGGTAATAGGGGATAGAAGTACAGTGCACTGGGTTTAAAACATGCTGAGTGTTAAGCTGATGAAATGTCTTTCTGAAAAgctttcagaaaataaaaaaacgaaataaagCAGTTTTGAAAGTTGTAAAAATTATGTGATCTAGGACCTGTATACAGTACTACCACTGTCCACAGCCTCATTATCATTATTCAATATGGCGTCTGACTGAGGTTTATGGTTCTAGCATGACTAAGTCTATTATGGTTCTTGGGACATTCGGCTAATCTAcatcttttgtgctccacagaagaaagagatAAAAACAAACAGGTTTGAAACGAGGGGGAATAAACAATGACAAGATttccatttttggttgaactctctctttgagtgtttaaatgtcatttaaccTTTAAAAGTAATTTACAAAACGCCATGGTGATGTCAGACACTAACTAGGAGTACATCCAGTGATTTCAAACGAGGAGGCTTCATTCAAAAATTGGAAGCGCATTTTATATCAAATGGGAAGTTGACAGGCACTGGAAGCAGGCACTCTTGGTCTGAGGGTCCTACTCTTCACATCTTCATATCAGTGGGTTGTCCAATCAGAGCTAGTTTTCAAGGGGGTGTGGCCATCCGTTTAGACATTGATATGGAAATTATTTTAGCCCCTCCCAGTTATTCTCTGATAGGCTGGCTGGACTTCGGCGACGAACTGCGGCTAATTTATCTCGCGCCCGAGCCGCCCACTGGGCAGGGCCACCGGTCTGTGATTCAGTCAGACTAGCGTAACGAGACGAGTCCTCCTCTGAACCCAAGCCAACCCAGGACGGCAAGCCCAGAGAGTGCGGCAGAGACAGTGACAGCGGGGAAGACAGCGGGGACGAGTCACTCTTCTTCTCCGGCTCATTTATTCCCTCCTCCACCCCGTCGTTCAGCTGAGGCGGCTCCCAGCCCTCAATCTTGTCAATCTTCCTCGTAGGTGTGATTTGCTTCATCGTCATGGTGATGCTGTCCCACAGACAGTGCGCTTTGTCTTTTTCCGAGTGCGCTTTACTCTTGTCGTCCTCCCAGTTTTTCTTAGCAGACCTGGGAGAGAATGAAGCAGCAGGATTTATTGTAAGGTGAAAATGTTCTACCCTCAAAAATGATTAAAACCACTTGTACTGCTTgcatagctgaaaaaaaaaaatcataaattaaacaaattaattgaaTTCAAAGAAATTTCAgcactattattattgtttttgctaCTACTActaactctctctttctctctctctctctctatatatataatacacacacacacactcaatcttaATATTTGCTTATATGAAAGTGTAAAGGGATCAACAGTGAATATATTatgctgtatgtacagtatgatgTTTGGTTATGTGTCATAATGGCACAAGCAGCCACATACTGTCCAGTATGCTTCAGCAGAAAGGACAGAGGCCGGGCCACAGGGTGCGGTTTCCATTTCAGACACTTACTTGATGGTTCAGTTTAACGTAAGACTATATTTATGTCCAAAAACATATATGTTAGATTTTCCATTGCTATGTAAAGATATATTTATCTCTATTTTTACTGCATACAGTAGCCGTATCTTCATTTCTAGGCACTCAAATGTGCCGTTTCTACGTCTCTGCTGGTAAAATACTTTTTCCTAATCCAACTTTAATATGCAGAGTCACCTCTAAACAAGCTACTAGTTCATTTCCCCCACAGACTGACTGTAAACACCGCGGCTCTGTGCTGGTTTTACAATACGGCTTTGTTGGATTCAAAAGCCCAACGTCAATTTCTGGCTCAACTAATggtgtgagtttgaggcagaccaAAAGATTTGAACAATGTGGTTTTGAATTTTCCCACCAAGCCCATCCAATGCAGAGACGCTTGTAAAGAAGCACATAAGCCAATGTATTCTATTTTAaacatcttttgtgtgtgtgtgtgtgtgtgtgtatgtatgtacaaACATCCAATAATCATCCCAAAAACATTCTGTTGATGTACATTCTATTTCTTAAACATCATAAAAACATCTACAGGGAATGTTTAAGCTCCTAAAatgactagaaaaaaaaataatgttttcattttcatttggaagctgtaatgaaataaaacctcacaaataataataagaataagaatagaaaaaaatgcatcaataAATGGTTATGTAATATAAAAACCAATCTAGGTTAACCTTTCAGCAAAGTTAACTATGTCATGACACATACTgctacttaaatataaaataattaatacatttaaatgagtcagttttgtttttgtcccACCCATCCCTGTTTACTAGGTACAATCATCTAAATTTATTGCAATCATCTCAAAAATACATATGTAGAAACATACTTAATTTAGCTTTAGCTTACCCTCTTCTGTGAGAGACGGTGACTCCTGTCAGCAAGAAGTGTTCATCGTCCTGAGACGGAAACAACTTCTTGTCTCCTTTTTCTCGCTTTGATTTTACCTTCTTTGACTTCGAATCCTACAAAAGGTCAAAAACAGAGTCACAAACAATGCAGAAATTGCTCGTTTATTCATACAATAGGACTCTGGGCAGAGTAAAGCGACTGTTGGTGTGTTATGTGTCAGAAAGGCTCAGCTTTGGTTTCTCAGCGAGACAGAAATACAGATGGTAAGAGATGATTGCATGTTTAAGCCTGGCACAGAGACAGCTAATCACAAAGACACACTTCATCTTGGATGCAGGAGCAGAAAGCGGTGTCTGACGGACAGAAGGCCAGACATCTgagcagacgtgtgtgtgtgtgtgtgttttgggtcattctGCAATCTGACGCATTCCTTCAGACTCCCTCCTGCCTGCTTCCAGTATGACCCTCAGGATTTGAAATACCGACCCGGCTTTGCAGCTTATTATATAGAAAAGTACCTTTGACACAATTTCTCGCTCACTTTCACAAGTTGTTCAGTTTTTTCTGACTGGCCTTGTACAGAATGTTCTTCCATCGactgaaaaaagtatcatatttcactccaaaatcagaatttagatttttttttttattattattttgtaagcaCATCATAGTAGTTTTGTTGCACTGGATGATTTTAATTACAGCAATGAGAATAATTTTTGAATTATGGTAATGAGAATTTCTGGGGATTTTCTGTTAAGCACCTAAAAAACAAGTGAAACATGTTTATGTGGAAAATCATACATTTCAAACAACTAAATCATTCTAACATCCAAAGGAGAAGCTTTTAGCAATTGACTAAAAATTATAACTTCCTTAAATGTTTCCACATTCCCTGTCAGATTTCAGAATGGCATtcggtaaagttttttttttaatgtttgatttgttTATG
This Carassius gibelio isolate Cgi1373 ecotype wild population from Czech Republic chromosome A23, carGib1.2-hapl.c, whole genome shotgun sequence DNA region includes the following protein-coding sequences:
- the LOC127944372 gene encoding testis development-related protein — translated: MFKKSKSKVLVDEASEEDEASWHHEHASQDKDSEGTEEVLSPSTKDSKSKKVKSKREKGDKKLFPSQDDEHFLLTGVTVSHRRGSAKKNWEDDKSKAHSEKDKAHCLWDSITMTMKQITPTRKIDKIEGWEPPQLNDGVEEGINEPEKKSDSSPLSSPLSLSLPHSLGLPSWVGLGSEEDSSRYASLTESQTGGPAQWAARARDKLAAVRRRSPASLSENNWEGLK